The Methanobrevibacter boviskoreani JH1 genome contains a region encoding:
- a CDS encoding MBL fold metallo-hydrolase: MSDISFYGGVDEIGGNKIKLDMDSTSLLLDFGMSFKQYGKFFSEFINPRKANGIGDFIELGLIPDVKGIYRSDFLGHMGIPQEEKPAVDGLLLSHAHADHADYISHLRSDIPIYMTRNSKIILQVIGETGLNSGFKDIYQYKTQFTYVPKKTGSGFKKLTGDEAKHPRDIRILEPYDVQAIGDLNVQLAPVDHSLPGAAGFLIEGSQENVVYTGDLRFHGRNRDLTRDFVKHARRFSPNVMICEGTRINSEEYRKEFDDEGNRIEYLELEEDIEERVYNLIGDFKGLVIANFPLRDLDRLITFHNIAKETDRTLLVSTKQAYMLKLIEEENEEKTIYPSIHDENIGIYIRRKGDGLVSSLRNGDGHSSDFYVSKDNNWVNADEDIYIKEYEKWEREFLDYDNAYTYRDIQDNESGFIIRLDNFSFMELIDIKPENAIYLHSTTEPFNEEMEMNYEITENWLNHFDIPIYNHFHVSGHAKGPELLEMVREIHPDVLYPVHTEHAELYDVLKDDGIKVIHPSLSK; encoded by the coding sequence ATGAGTGATATTAGTTTTTATGGCGGAGTAGATGAGATTGGTGGAAACAAGATCAAATTGGATATGGATTCCACATCACTTTTACTTGATTTTGGAATGAGCTTTAAGCAATACGGTAAGTTTTTCTCAGAATTCATTAATCCTAGAAAGGCTAACGGTATCGGGGACTTTATTGAACTGGGACTTATACCTGATGTTAAGGGAATATACAGGTCTGATTTTCTAGGTCATATGGGAATCCCACAGGAGGAAAAACCTGCCGTGGACGGTCTGCTTCTATCACATGCACATGCGGACCATGCGGATTACATATCACATCTTAGAAGTGACATTCCGATTTACATGACCCGGAACTCCAAGATAATACTGCAGGTTATTGGTGAGACAGGTCTCAACTCCGGTTTCAAGGATATCTATCAATATAAAACACAGTTTACCTATGTTCCCAAAAAAACCGGCAGCGGTTTCAAGAAGCTTACAGGTGATGAGGCCAAACATCCGAGGGATATTCGAATACTTGAGCCTTATGATGTTCAAGCTATCGGGGACTTAAACGTTCAGCTTGCGCCTGTTGATCACTCACTTCCAGGTGCCGCAGGTTTTCTAATTGAGGGGAGCCAGGAAAACGTTGTATATACTGGGGACCTACGTTTCCACGGTAGAAACAGGGATTTGACCAGGGACTTTGTAAAACATGCCAGAAGATTCTCACCTAATGTCATGATATGTGAGGGTACAAGAATCAACAGTGAGGAATATAGAAAGGAATTCGACGATGAAGGAAACAGAATCGAGTATCTTGAACTGGAGGAGGATATCGAGGAGAGGGTCTATAATCTAATAGGTGACTTCAAGGGCCTTGTCATCGCCAATTTCCCCCTCAGGGATCTTGACAGGCTGATTACCTTCCATAACATTGCAAAGGAGACCGACAGAACATTGCTCGTTTCCACTAAACAGGCATATATGTTAAAGCTCATTGAGGAGGAAAACGAGGAGAAGACCATCTATCCAAGTATCCATGATGAGAATATTGGAATATATATAAGGCGTAAGGGCGACGGACTTGTATCCTCCCTGAGAAATGGTGATGGCCATTCAAGTGATTTCTATGTTTCAAAGGATAATAATTGGGTTAATGCAGATGAGGACATCTATATAAAGGAATATGAAAAATGGGAAAGGGAATTTCTGGACTATGATAACGCATACACCTATAGGGATATCCAGGATAATGAATCGGGCTTTATCATACGCCTTGATAATTTTTCATTCATGGAGCTGATCGATATTAAACCTGAAAATGCGATCTATCTTCACAGTACAACCGAACCATTTAATGAGGAGATGGAGATGAATTATGAGATAACCGAAAATTGGCTGAACCATTTTGATATTCCAATCTATAACCACTTCCATGTATCAGGTCATGCGAAGGGTCCTGAACTTCTTGAGATGGTAAGGGAGATTCATCCCGATGTTTTATATCCTGTCCATACGGAGCATGCCGAGTTATATGACGTGCTAAAGGATGATGGCATAAAGGTTATTCATCCCAGCTTGTCCAAATAG